From the Gossypium hirsutum isolate 1008001.06 chromosome A02, Gossypium_hirsutum_v2.1, whole genome shotgun sequence genome, the window ttcactCATAATATTAAATGTTTGATTCAAAAGCCTCTTTAGTACCAGTTGAGATTAAAAGTGTTTGTGTCAGGCGAGgctcaattataaaatatttttcatactcAAGCACGTCGTTCATGTCAATTTGGCCTACTCAAAGAGAccttttactattaaaaaatataaattattaaaaaatatttttcagctactattttatatatttttatactaaattttaatacaaaatttacatttttatcatttaaattaaattcaagtcGATTACCAATCTGCTGgtgtaaatttttttatccaaattcaaACCTAATCAAATCTGATTTATCAAACGCGACGAGACTAATGAGAGTAATTATGAGACGTTATTCTTTCAGCTTTTTAGAGATGGGACGGGATACATATCTTGGTTAACGTGGCAACAGATAGTATTGTCCATACGACGACAAATCAATGATGTTTCATCTCGTGCCATCAGCCGTCTTCCTAAATGCAAATTGTAGACATCATGACAGATGAACATCAACTTGACCTACAGCTTTATACGATGTGAAAGTGAAACCTCTTTTCTCTCAGTGAGATTCGAGATTCTCTATCGTCTAACACCAAAACCACTGCTAACACCGCTTTATCATCCACCGTGGAAGGAAGCGGATTTGGCATCTCATTTTTTGAAAGAAGACAGCACAAAACTGTAGGCAAACCTGCCTAACTTAGCCCGATACTTCAGAGAATTCAACCCAAAATATTGGAAGACAAGTGATTCAGGAAACGACTAACTGTTCGATGaagataaaataaacaaaaaaaaaaataatgccCAAATGCTACTCTAATAAAAATCACTTCCACATTCCAAAAACAAGTTCAGTACAGAATATAGCAACATCATTGCCATGGGTTGCTTCCCATTTTTTAAATTACACACTGTAATCAGAGAATCAAATGACATTCAAAGCCCACCTCCTTCAGATGAAGAATAGGACCAACACCGCTATAACACACCTTCTACGGCTCATCTAACTGGTCCTGCATGAAAATCAACATCACACTGAGTTAGGCATGGGTTAATGCATGTGTCAAAATCCCTGTTAGCATGGAGTTTGTGTGTGCCCTTGAGAGGGGCTAACATGGGTGAGGATAATGTGGACTAGGGGGAAATCAATGGTAAATTTGCAGAATTAGGACTGAAAAACGAGTAGAAAGTTGAAACTTTTAAAAACGAAGGGGTATAGGGAACCTTTAGGGTCTTTTTTCTATTCATTCAAAGAATATAATAAGAATAATGTTGATCATAAAGCTTAGTAACTTATTTATACTAGCCTTTCCTGCAAATAAGACTTTATTCCTTGCCCTAGATTTAAACCTTAAAAAGAACTAATCATCTGGGCCAATTACAATAAAAGGAACAACAAAAAAACAACATAATAATGTAATCAGCATTAATAAAAATGATAGATAAAACAAGCTCCTGCTTCAGAGGGGAAGAGGAAGGGTAGAGGAAGGGAGGGCAATGACCTGCACATCCGAAGTCCAGAGAGTAAGATTATCCCTTAGCAGTTGCATAATGAGAGTGCTATCCTTGTATGACTCTTCTCCCAGTGTGTCAAGCTCAGCAATGGCTTCCTCAAATgccttttttaaagaaaaacaagCCATATTTAATGAATTTCcgaaattaatttatgatttattcTTACCATGACAAGCAACCATGCATCGACACCCAAGAATATCACAAagaatgttttaaaacaaattacGAAAGTTATTTTGCAATGATTTCAGAGGTTAGCCTCATTCCATTTATTCTCTCCCCATAAACATAAGCAAGATAATAGCGAGAAGAAAGAAACAATTCTTCGTCGGCCAGCACAAATCTATTGAAATTTGGGAAATCTTGTACCAATTTGTTCCCTATCTAACTACAACTCTTTAAGTATTTCAAGTTTGTTCACTGACCTACCATCTTACTATGTTGttcaactcttcatttttcttaaaacacCCGTATCTGACTTATTAAGACACGGATATGGAATATCACCCTCCAAATATATATGACTTAATTGCTCATAAGGATTTGGTTTAGCAGATCTACATCAAAAAACATTATGTACTATAGCTAACACCCTGATTTAACACTAGTTTCTTCCCaagttcaaaattttcaaaatgagaAGTGAGTTTAAAGTAATAGAATGATGAGAATCAAACAAATACAAATGGAGCTATCTTTTTGCAATTATCtgaacaaaaaattatttaactaatgcTGGTTCATACTTTAATCTAATAGGCTCCAGATTAAACTAAATGGTGGATTTATAGCATAAAACATGATAAAGTGGTAACAAAAATAACAGGAAAACGCACCTGTTTAGCCATGCTACATGCCTTGTCTGACTGATTGAGAATCTCATAGTAGAACACCGAGAAATTCAGCGCAAGCCCCAATCTGATAGGGTGCGTCGGTGCTAGATCCTCCAGTGCAATATCCTTCATTCAGTTCAACACAAAAATCTAAAGAATCAACTTTGgaagaagaaaatatgaaagaggTTTCACAATCGAAGCCCCAACCGTAAAGTCATATTCCCCCAAGTCAACATCCAAAATTGTACTGTAAAATTCAACTATTCAGTCAAAGCTTGAGCTAGAGTTAAAATGTTACCTGAGCAGCCTTGTAAGACAACATAGTATCCTCAGCAGCAGCTTTCCTCTCATCACCAACCTTAAACTCCGCTAAATAGCGATGATAATCTCCTTTCATCTTCAAATAGAAAACCTTGGACTCACTAGCAGTAGCAGAGAGGATCAGATTCGACTCCAATAAAGTCAAGATACTAGCGCAAACTTCCGACAACTCGGATTCAATCTTGGATCTGTACTCCTTAACCAGCACAACATGTTCCTCGTTCTTTCGACCTTCTTCTTTCTGCTCGATGGAAGAAACGATTCTCCACGCGGCACGTAGAGATCCGATGACGTTTTTGTAGGCGACGGAGAGAAGGTTCCTTTCCTCGACGGTTAATTCAGCGGCTGGGGTTGAGCCGAGGACCAGCTTTTGCATGAACTGAAGCATCTCCTCATAGCGCTCAGCTTGCTCGGATAGCTTCGCTAAGTAAACGTACTGATCGCGGCTCAGGTTGCCGGTGACCGTCGTCGCCATTTGCCGTAATGGTGGGTTTCGAGGGAGAGAAcgtttttcagtttttttttttttttgccttcgCTTTCGGGAGGGACGCTGAAGGCCTGAAGATTTagaggggtttttttttttttttaacgcAAGGTTGAGGAGGGTATAATGGTAACTAAAAATGAGAATAGAATTGGTTGTtggttttttgtttttcttaattttatttaattaagataGACTTATTATTGAATTTTTGAGCGAAGAAAAGTATGGTTTTGTTGGGGAATCTGGATTTGAAAACTAATGATTCAGGATTTAAAATGGAATTGGGCGGTtttggagataagatttgcctgTAATAAGTGGGACCTAATCCAGCTCGAAACGGTGTCGTTTGAGCATGACTGATAACGTTTTCAACGCGAGTATCAAATCAAACTCTATCAAAGGCTTCGTCGTTTATAGTTCTCTCCAGCTGgcctttgtttttttaaattgtattccTTTTGGCGGCTTTCCTTGTGTTGCAGCAGGCCAGCCAaccaaaataaaagttttaaagcTCTAACTTTTCCTCTGCTATAATATAATACaccaactttttaaaaatatttattattcaaaaattcCTATCTATGGAATGAATTATGCTAAAATATGGATACGGCTTAAAACGCTTCCAATGGGCTGGATGAAGTTGGAACTGCATCTTAATGCAGACCACTTTGTATAACAACAACGCTAAACTACTTAGTTGGTGACATAATTTTtagagtatttttattttaatcacttaaaataaaatttttacaatttgatcatcTAATTTTTAGGATGCTTTCAttttaattatctaaatatttaatCTCTAATGACTGTTAATTATACACATTACATTATGTTTacacttttattttggtcacctaaaagatatcttttttaaatattgattagggtaaaaaattaaagattaaagtgaaaagaggtagaaactaaaataatacacaaaatttgtcaatttgtAATTGTTTATTCTATTGttgaaaattctattttttaatatcaaaatttaaatttcaaaacatcaaaataaattgaataaactaTTGAAACAATTTTATCCATTGATAATGTCAATCGATttgtattataatattaaaattaattaatttattctccttttaaattttaaaattaacaaaatcaacaaataacttatatataataattgTCTATGAagcttaaatttattttgattgtataATTTGGATTCTTCCATGCTaagctaaaagtaaagaaaaatatccttgaaattaattaaattaattgtttgttcTATGCTTGGGTAAATAAGTGATGAAAAATTATGACTATTGCTTGGCATGgtagataaaattaatttatttatttaattgtaagGATTTTTCTTTACTTCTAGATTAACATAGAAAATTCAAGATTATatagttaaaataaatttgaGTTTCGTAAACAACTATTAAAGACAATAAGTTTCATTGATacttttgtaaaataattttaaaacatcaaaataaattaataacttgttgaaatttctttatttattaataatgtaaattgatttgttactataattttgaatcttaatatttaaaaatttatatttcaaaaaaaaaattagaactttCGGCAATgagataaacaagtacaatttgataaattttgtttattatattaGTTTCTAccttttttaaaactttaatcctTAGTTTTTTTACCCgaatcaatatttaaaaaagatatttattGGGTGACCAAATTGAAAGCAACTTAAAAGTTGagtaaccaaaatgaaaatgcAAACATGATGTGGTGTCTACAATTAACCACCATCAGAGGTTTACTgcttgagtgactaaaatgaaagcgctctaaaagttgggtgaccaaattgCAAGGATTTCATTTTAAATGACCAAAATTAAAGTGCCCTAAAAATTGAGTGATCAACTAGAgaatttaccctaaaaataaatatgtaacaacccgttttttgtcaaatcagaacagtggtttcaagatcacaaatctgatgtcaaaataattattttattattattttaatctctacaacatgatagtatgattgtgtgaaaatatcgttaacaaattttatcgtttgagtgcttaatttgataaaaaggattaaatcgcgtaaaatgtaaaagatatgttctaataactaaatgtgtctaatagctatagagccttaaagtggaggtccttacaTGGTAATTAACCCATAATAGTGATAGTGGATTATAATGGCTTGGCATTTTGTGTAATTTGAAAAGtcaataaaggttaattaagtaattaggtaattaaagttaataataaataaaaccacaTTAAACACCATTTTGTATCCTTTTTCTTCAACCGAATTTCACaaagaagaaagccatttttgtgcttaacttacgaaaatcttatctccttcaattaggtatgtatttttaatccgtttttgatgatttctatgtttttggagtcatttcaacttaatctagctagcccagggactaatttgcaaaaatgttaaagatttagggtttttccattgattaaTGTACATGTATTttaaagtttgatgatagaaaatgtatggttgttgttagataaacaatatttgtaaagtgattttttggaaaaatttccaattagggattaaattgaaaaatgtgataaattatgtggaaaatgtgtgaaataataaaaaatatgggctactatggTAATAAGGGAAATTCAGCTAGCGTAGGTAGGGACCTAAttacatgaatttgtatttttaaggGCACAAGAGTAAAGTTGCCATAATATGCTTTTTGGGCTAAGTTgaataaattgataattgaataagttaattttcattacatttagatcaagaaaagcgaagttaGGATCCAAattgggggaaaataaaatattGGATTAGTCAATTCATTTCATCGTTTTTgcgattgaggtaagttcgtatgctaataagcattattgtaattgtgttttaaatgttttatatttgaattattgatgaATATAATTGTACGGAAATGTTTGACGAAGATTCGGCAatgaaaaatcccgtttgaatcttagtaatagattaggatacaaatgacatgtcattaggggttatgtgatttgggtgttggTCTGTACGTCTTACCGGTGGCTAAGTTATTGAGCATATGTTGCGGATTctcattagcttgtgtgagcagcaccatgtagctacatcatgactgtcagcttgtgtgagcagacccgttgatagctcgagagtgagcattatatgagattgagatagcttcggctatgtattggcacttagggtgcgagattccaaagtatccgatagtattccaaatggttcaataggtataTCGAAGATACGAAATAGTGAGAAATAGATACATATCAGcaggtatgtacgaaaactaTATGAGCATTGAACCTATGAAagttgtgagttcatgattactTATATGATTGAATATATGTAGACCTTATGAATTAATGATTTTGTAGTATGTTATGTTCATACTACTTGATTTGTGAATAAATGGTGAGCTTTACTTATTAACTATACGagattactaagctttatagcttactatgtttacttttccatgttttatagtttttatcgaagctagctcggattgggtgtcgtcggagatctcatcacactatcaagttttcacttttgaacttatgaatttgattatatggcatgtataggaattgtggtcattttggtatatgttagtaATGGCTTTAACcattgagttggcttgtaaatgataaaTGGTTTGTTATGTATATCGCCATGTgacttggcttattttggtatgtctgatgatgtatgtatatatgtgagaaAGACTTTTTAATATGTGGTGTAATATTGACATTTATATGCTTGTTGTGAGTTGGTATTTATGGATgtcaaatggttgaaatttgaagTTGATATGCTTGTGGCTTTAAGTAAAATAGTGCATAATTGAATGTGAACATTTATGTGATTtgagaatgtgaatttggtatgaaattgaatatcATATTGTGGTACTTGCGTGCCTTGTAGTTGT encodes:
- the LOC107951138 gene encoding 14-3-3-like protein B, which codes for MATTVTGNLSRDQYVYLAKLSEQAERYEEMLQFMQKLVLGSTPAAELTVEERNLLSVAYKNVIGSLRAAWRIVSSIEQKEEGRKNEEHVVLVKEYRSKIESELSEVCASILTLLESNLILSATASESKVFYLKMKGDYHRYLAEFKVGDERKAAAEDTMLSYKAAQDIALEDLAPTHPIRLGLALNFSVFYYEILNQSDKACSMAKQAFEEAIAELDTLGEESYKDSTLIMQLLRDNLTLWTSDVQDQLDEP